The proteins below come from a single Leptotrichia sp. oral taxon 223 genomic window:
- a CDS encoding DUF4132 domain-containing protein, translating to MTKNEVIENLVSEVEEESHRNRIKKFLNGETDNFLYITKKNLRFVNNFKMEDFTKNKNFFKTEAGEVLLKYFKYMYNNFPDELSYQFSNFPLKYKIFKMLNFSEEFVKKDFENNLEMKDKEVFAESCEYFLNYFENLADEYVQNYKEYCDNFLLKIGILIIIRNIDKKKSEEIEKLESIFINYIKNKINKYNINEIFKKHLDKGNFRRYFESVEELCLEKSRKYIEKVFFWVLKKNMYISRVISEGIELFIMFSEIEFSSTNNNYYYRNKIFDNLKKIFKKYSFSHGQKLYLLVNYGTNVIFYNFDYSKKMYGLFLDTIKENVANTRVFLKDNLKEKKIAYLFLLHFLIKYDLITEKEKSKFLTKAENMLISNLKKLFKAKIWRWKPKEFKNLEFLKESNINWENIQVQCFRSKSEKVLTYKDKIVFSLLKYSETYKKIFQFFVNGIKEIDLFEDIIEWYNVIYDISDLKLILDEMWDYNLSINFINEKYFEYIEKTGFDDENNKIWMEFLHKHEKELYKIFENDINSAESIKKYVEILYLKNNSFDYFQLPKLLLKADKQTGQQIEKILREKAEIREEVEKLLEKKFTLASQVAKNLIKYWDNAEAQRELKNLTDPEEIFEYSENICLEKHEENAIFSNLIDYGMVRIRKSEEKVPEKLMKFYISEYILAKDIKTIEVCNKIEQIVDKSDLKKFLSKIFEKWKEERFNPKYKNIFIPLIMTVNMKQVHNMVNIVDMIVSEYNKVPVAAYGIRVLALRSETKEIGILLKVFFNNYKDKRIKTAAEQSLDVIARNAGITRDELDDILVPDFGFGQDRIRLFDYGERKIKAKLDVMSIPAKIIAYDENEKILKGLPKASKKFNDVESIVEEYRREIKHIRKLLKEITVSQANSLLNALFLERKWQVKKWIETFIHNPVMQTFAIQLIWKETDENGKLIKTFRYTEDGTFKTAQNQECVLNEDSFVNLLYFPELSEEEQQLWERNLENNKIKQPIKQTNIPVYKITEKNQEKIEILDYNKKGFLVNKMRKKTEKLGFKLSYGNNGLEYGSYYYDKKTNINIMILTNSFFPGEYTKTLQIEKIIFLKNSTSIQSEKSSENRYAKFLKLKEVPERLLSLACFMAEILIN from the coding sequence TTTTAAGTATATGTACAATAATTTTCCTGATGAACTGAGCTATCAGTTTTCAAATTTTCCATTAAAATATAAAATATTTAAAATGTTAAATTTTTCAGAGGAGTTTGTAAAAAAGGATTTTGAAAATAATTTAGAAATGAAGGATAAAGAAGTTTTTGCTGAAAGCTGTGAATATTTTTTGAATTATTTTGAAAATCTGGCGGATGAATACGTACAAAATTATAAGGAATATTGTGATAATTTTTTATTAAAAATCGGCATTTTAATAATTATTAGAAATATTGATAAAAAAAAGAGTGAAGAAATAGAGAAATTAGAAAGTATATTTATAAATTATATTAAAAATAAGATTAATAAATATAATATAAATGAAATATTTAAAAAACATCTAGATAAGGGGAATTTTAGGAGATATTTTGAAAGTGTGGAAGAGCTGTGCTTGGAAAAATCTAGAAAATATATTGAAAAAGTCTTTTTTTGGGTGCTGAAAAAAAATATGTATATATCCAGAGTTATTTCTGAAGGAATTGAACTTTTTATTATGTTTTCTGAAATAGAATTTTCATCAACAAATAATAATTATTATTATAGAAATAAAATATTTGACAATTTAAAAAAAATTTTTAAAAAATATTCATTTTCACATGGACAGAAGCTTTATCTGCTTGTTAATTATGGGACAAATGTTATTTTTTACAACTTTGATTATTCTAAAAAAATGTATGGCTTATTTTTAGATACAATAAAAGAAAATGTTGCGAATACTAGGGTATTTTTGAAGGATAATTTAAAAGAGAAAAAAATAGCATATTTATTTTTACTTCATTTTTTAATAAAATATGATTTGATTACTGAAAAGGAAAAATCTAAATTTCTTACAAAAGCTGAAAATATGCTAATCAGTAATTTAAAAAAATTATTTAAGGCTAAAATATGGAGATGGAAGCCAAAGGAATTTAAAAATCTTGAATTTTTGAAGGAAAGCAATATTAATTGGGAAAATATTCAGGTACAATGTTTTAGAAGCAAGTCAGAAAAGGTATTGACATATAAAGATAAAATAGTTTTTTCATTGCTAAAGTATTCTGAGACATATAAGAAGATTTTTCAGTTTTTTGTAAACGGGATAAAGGAAATAGACTTATTTGAAGATATTATTGAATGGTACAACGTAATTTACGATATAAGTGATTTAAAATTAATATTGGATGAAATGTGGGATTATAATTTATCAATTAATTTTATAAATGAAAAATATTTTGAATATATTGAAAAAACAGGTTTTGATGATGAAAATAATAAAATCTGGATGGAATTTCTGCATAAGCACGAGAAGGAGCTGTACAAGATCTTTGAAAATGATATTAACTCGGCTGAAAGTATTAAAAAATACGTGGAAATTTTATATTTAAAAAATAACAGCTTTGATTATTTTCAGTTGCCGAAATTATTGTTAAAGGCAGATAAGCAGACAGGGCAGCAAATTGAAAAAATTTTAAGAGAAAAAGCTGAAATAAGGGAAGAAGTTGAAAAATTGCTGGAAAAGAAATTCACATTAGCGTCACAGGTTGCCAAAAATTTAATTAAATACTGGGATAATGCAGAAGCGCAACGGGAATTAAAAAACTTGACAGATCCTGAGGAAATTTTTGAATATTCTGAAAATATTTGTCTGGAAAAGCATGAGGAAAATGCCATATTTAGCAATTTAATTGATTATGGGATGGTAAGAATAAGAAAAAGTGAGGAAAAAGTTCCTGAAAAGCTGATGAAATTTTATATTTCAGAATATATTTTGGCAAAAGATATAAAAACTATTGAGGTTTGTAATAAAATTGAGCAGATAGTTGACAAAAGTGATTTGAAAAAGTTTCTTTCAAAGATTTTTGAAAAATGGAAGGAAGAGAGATTTAATCCGAAATACAAGAATATTTTTATTCCTTTAATAATGACGGTTAATATGAAACAGGTTCATAATATGGTAAATATTGTTGACATGATTGTGAGCGAATACAATAAAGTGCCAGTTGCGGCTTACGGAATACGAGTTCTTGCATTAAGAAGCGAAACGAAGGAAATTGGGATACTGCTAAAAGTTTTTTTTAATAACTATAAGGATAAGCGTATAAAAACGGCTGCTGAGCAGTCACTTGACGTGATTGCCAGAAATGCTGGAATTACACGTGATGAATTGGATGATATTTTAGTTCCTGATTTTGGATTCGGGCAGGATAGAATAAGACTTTTTGATTATGGTGAAAGAAAAATTAAGGCAAAACTTGATGTTATGAGCATACCTGCTAAAATTATTGCTTATGATGAAAATGAAAAAATCTTAAAGGGGCTTCCTAAGGCAAGTAAAAAATTTAACGATGTGGAAAGTATAGTTGAAGAATATAGAAGAGAAATAAAGCATATAAGAAAACTGTTGAAGGAAATTACAGTTTCGCAGGCAAACAGTCTTTTAAATGCGTTATTTCTGGAGCGGAAATGGCAAGTAAAAAAATGGATTGAAACTTTTATCCATAATCCAGTTATGCAGACATTTGCCATCCAGCTTATATGGAAGGAAACTGATGAAAATGGCAAATTAATAAAGACGTTCAGATACACAGAAGACGGAACTTTTAAAACGGCTCAAAATCAGGAATGTGTCTTAAATGAAGACAGCTTTGTAAATTTGCTGTACTTTCCTGAACTTTCAGAAGAGGAACAGCAACTTTGGGAAAGAAATCTGGAAAATAATAAGATAAAGCAGCCAATAAAACAGACTAATATTCCTGTTTACAAAATCACAGAAAAAAATCAGGAAAAAATAGAAATTCTGGATTATAATAAAAAGGGATTTTTAGTTAATAAAATGAGAAAAAAAACTGAAAAATTAGGCTTTAAGCTTAGTTATGGAAATAATGGATTGGAATATGGAAGTTATTACTATGATAAGAAAACAAATATAAATATAATGATTTTAACAAATTCATTTTTTCCTGGCGAATACACAAAGACATTACAAATAGAAAAAATAATATTTTTAAAAAACAGCACGTCAATTCAATCTGAAAAATCTTCTGAAAACCGTTATGCAAAATTCTTGAAACTAAAGGAGGTTCCAGAACGTCTATTAAGTTTGGCTTGTTTTATGGCGGAAATTCTCATTAATTAG
- a CDS encoding arginase family protein, whose amino-acid sequence MNKTLRLLIPQWQGGNREQYFFGAKLLNWLAPESEDETVEVPVDKEPANNEMKDGIVAKDTLLKQYKKTFEILNEKNPDKIVVFGGDCSVELAPFGYLLEKYKNEKTAILWIDAHPDVTTTADNWKNFHAMVLASLLGGADKDIDNLVTTKVKPENVIFAGIDDSREFDRVVYKKYNFKNFTTEEFQKNGDKIVKELKNREIKNVIVHFDLDVLDLYEFNSQYFAEPEIFDKYKHEFPVGAKISTVSKLINDVNDNFNLIGLGITEHLPWAAIKLAKLLRELPLIK is encoded by the coding sequence ATGAATAAAACTTTAAGATTATTAATTCCGCAATGGCAAGGTGGAAATCGGGAACAATATTTTTTTGGTGCAAAACTTCTTAATTGGCTGGCACCTGAGTCGGAAGATGAAACTGTGGAAGTTCCAGTGGATAAAGAACCTGCAAACAATGAAATGAAAGATGGGATTGTAGCAAAGGATACTTTGTTAAAGCAATATAAAAAAACATTTGAGATTTTGAATGAAAAGAATCCTGATAAAATTGTGGTTTTTGGTGGAGATTGCAGTGTGGAATTGGCTCCGTTTGGATATTTACTGGAAAAGTATAAAAATGAAAAAACTGCGATTTTGTGGATTGATGCACATCCTGACGTTACTACGACAGCAGATAATTGGAAGAATTTTCATGCAATGGTTTTAGCAAGTCTACTTGGAGGAGCTGATAAGGATATTGACAATTTGGTAACTACGAAAGTAAAACCTGAAAATGTGATATTTGCTGGAATTGATGATTCTCGGGAGTTTGACAGAGTTGTTTACAAGAAGTATAATTTTAAAAATTTTACGACAGAAGAATTTCAAAAAAATGGAGATAAAATTGTGAAAGAGTTGAAAAATCGTGAGATAAAAAATGTGATAGTCCATTTTGACTTGGATGTTTTGGATTTGTATGAATTTAATTCACAGTATTTTGCAGAACCTGAAATATTTGATAAATATAAGCACGAATTTCCTGTCGGGGCTAAAATATCCACTGTTTCAAAATTGATAAATGATGTTAATGATAATTTTAATTTAATTGGGCTTGGAATTACCGAACATTTGCCTTGGGCTGCAATTAAACTAGCAAAATTATTACGGGAATTACCATTAATAAAATAG
- a CDS encoding FAD:protein FMN transferase — MMYKVQVRFLFHSDIKIKIPEIYDDSVFDRLFGILEDVNEKYNSYAENSYIDKINKNSGHFVRVDDETINILSKIIHLSNVIGGEYDITIMPLIRLWGFYKQNPILPPLEEIKKARKLVDYKKIIIDKKKKRVKIEKSQEIITGSFIKAYAIEKIAQEMRNIGIKDAIVNAGGSSIIAIDEWGIIVENPEEEREIIRNEKGMPVKIAQNKYTGDDKYNKYNDLFEIKIKNKSYSTSNQKNTYLLINNKKYGHIISPKTGFPSQNKQVGVITENAFFGDIISTGLYNQTPHKFYEIMEKLSEEMEISGFLIDKEGRFFYFNMEKYF, encoded by the coding sequence ATGATGTATAAGGTTCAAGTGCGCTTTTTGTTTCATTCGGATATAAAAATAAAAATACCTGAAATCTATGATGATTCTGTTTTTGACAGGCTGTTTGGAATTTTGGAAGATGTGAATGAAAAGTATAATTCTTATGCCGAAAATTCATACATTGATAAAATAAATAAAAATAGTGGGCATTTTGTAAGAGTGGATGATGAAACTATAAATATTTTGAGTAAAATTATTCATTTGTCAAATGTTATCGGTGGAGAGTACGACATTACAATAATGCCTCTCATAAGGCTTTGGGGATTTTATAAACAAAATCCCATTTTGCCGCCTTTAGAAGAAATAAAAAAAGCTAGAAAACTTGTGGATTATAAAAAAATAATTATTGATAAAAAGAAAAAACGGGTAAAAATTGAAAAAAGCCAGGAAATTATAACAGGTTCATTTATAAAGGCATACGCAATAGAAAAAATAGCTCAGGAAATGAGAAATATTGGGATAAAGGACGCAATTGTCAATGCTGGAGGGAGTAGCATCATTGCCATTGATGAATGGGGAATTATCGTCGAAAATCCTGAAGAGGAAAGGGAAATAATACGAAATGAAAAAGGCATGCCAGTTAAAATAGCGCAGAATAAATATACTGGCGATGATAAATACAATAAATACAATGATTTATTTGAAATAAAAATAAAAAATAAAAGTTATTCAACTTCCAATCAGAAAAACACATATCTTTTGATAAATAACAAAAAATATGGACATATCATAAGCCCCAAAACAGGCTTTCCATCTCAAAATAAGCAAGTTGGAGTAATTACAGAAAATGCCTTTTTTGGTGATATTATTTCGACAGGGCTATATAACCAGACTCCCCATAAATTTTATGAAATTATGGAAAAATTATCTGAGGAAATGGAAATTTCTGGTTTTTTAATTGATAAAGAAGGTAGATTTTTTTATTTTAATATGGAGAAATATTTTTAA